The following coding sequences lie in one Musa acuminata AAA Group cultivar baxijiao chromosome BXJ1-8, Cavendish_Baxijiao_AAA, whole genome shotgun sequence genomic window:
- the LOC135680312 gene encoding uncharacterized protein LOC135680312 yields MELSAEPPRASSSCTSSPEFEFWMVGKNPSTCQTDFLTADELFVDGVVLPLDLLSLSIPSQGCVSHCLSEPGTNVQPPSAPSSSLGSAPPASHSNKWKDLIKAGEKALEEIRKRRNRIRGGTGGSAKSRNGIWPFNSSHSSASTGTGSWGRAKAAVTRRRASGEPCSRSNSRGLSSETLPATTSSSSRWPLSSGRMRFAGGFHLSRTNPVWKLRGKTAKTLHEKEANVSSGIKDRTGDGDAGFGTRNSSVDMGCEVDHPNTRPSGGDGGSSGGGSSSVILTLRTMFSKKVQ; encoded by the coding sequence ATGGAGCTATCTGCGGAGCCACCGAGAGCAAGCAGCAGCTGCACCTCCTCGCCCGAGTTCGAGTTTTGGATGGTCGGCAAGAATCCCTCCACCTGCCAAACAGACTTCCTCACGGCCGACGAGCTCTTCGTCGACGGGGTCGTCCTCCCCCTCGACCTTCTCTCGCTCTCTATTCCCAGCCAAGGCTGCGTTTCCCATTGCCTTTCTGAGCCTGGAACCAACGTGCAGCCGCCATCTGCTCCAAGCTCCTCTTTGGGGAGTGCTCCGCCAGCCTCCCACTCGAACAAGTGGAAAGATCTCATCAAGGCGGGCGAGAAGGCGTTGGAAGAGATCAGGAAGAGGAGGAACCGGATAAGGGGCGGCACGGGTGGCTCCGCTAAGTCCAGGAACGGTATCTGGCCCTTCAACAGCAGCCACTCCTCCGCAAGTACCGGCACTGGCTCATGGGGCAGGGCCAAAGCGGCGGTGACCCGACGCAGGGCCAGTGGGGAACCTTGTTCCCGGAGCAACTCCCGTGGGTTGTCCTCCGAGACGCTGCCGGCCACCACCTCATCTTCCTCGAGGTGGCCACTGAGCTCGGGCAGGATGAGGTTTGCCGGAGGCTTCCATCTCAGCAGGACCAATCCAGTGTGGAAGCTTCGAGGGAAGACTGCTAAAACTCTTCATGAGAAGGAGGCGAATGTGAGCAGTGGCATCAAAGACAGAACAGGAGATGGAGATGCTGGTTTTGGGACACGGAACTCCAGTGTGGATATGGGTTGTGAGGTTGATCATCCAAATACGAGGCCcagcggcggcgacggcggcagcagcggtggtggAAGCAGTAGCGTTATCTTAACACTTAGAACTATGTTCTCTAAGAAGGTTCAGtaa